The Brachyspira hyodysenteriae ATCC 27164 genome includes a window with the following:
- the tuf gene encoding elongation factor Tu produces the protein MAKGTYEGNKTHVNVGTIGHVDHGKTTLTSAITAVSSAMFPATVQKVAYDSVAKASESQGRRDPTKILTIATSHVEYESDNRHYAHVDCPGHADYIKNMITGAAQMDGAILVVSAEDGVMPQTKEHVLLSRQVGVNYIVVFLNKCDKLDDPEMAEIVEAEVIDVLDHYGFDGSKTPIIRGSAIKAIQAIEAGKDPRTDPDCKCILDLLNALDTYIPDPVREVDKDFLMSIEDVYSIPGRGTVVTGRIERGKIEKGNEVEIVGIRPTQKTTCTGVEMFKKEVVGIAGYNVGCLLRGIERKAVERGQVLAKPGTITPHKKFEAEVYILKKEEGGRHSGFVSGYRPQMYFRTTDVTGVINLQGDAQMIMPGDNANLTIELITPIAMEEKQRFAIREGGKTVGNGVVTKILE, from the coding sequence ATGGCTAAAGGAACTTACGAAGGTAATAAAACACACGTAAACGTTGGTACTATTGGACACGTTGACCATGGTAAAACAACATTAACATCAGCAATAACAGCAGTATCATCTGCTATGTTCCCAGCAACAGTACAGAAAGTTGCTTATGACTCAGTAGCAAAAGCTTCTGAAAGTCAAGGTAGAAGAGACCCAACAAAAATATTAACAATCGCAACATCACACGTAGAATACGAATCTGACAACAGACACTACGCACACGTAGACTGTCCAGGTCACGCTGACTACATTAAAAACATGATTACAGGTGCTGCTCAGATGGATGGTGCTATCTTAGTAGTATCAGCAGAAGACGGTGTAATGCCACAAACAAAAGAACACGTACTTCTTTCTAGACAAGTAGGTGTAAACTACATCGTTGTATTCTTAAACAAATGTGATAAATTAGATGACCCAGAAATGGCTGAAATAGTAGAAGCAGAAGTAATAGACGTATTAGACCACTATGGTTTCGATGGTTCTAAAACTCCTATCATCAGAGGTTCTGCAATTAAAGCTATTCAAGCAATTGAAGCAGGAAAAGATCCTAGAACTGATCCAGATTGTAAATGTATATTAGACTTATTAAATGCATTAGATACATATATTCCAGATCCAGTACGTGAAGTAGATAAAGACTTCTTAATGTCAATCGAAGACGTATACTCAATTCCTGGAAGAGGTACAGTTGTTACAGGAAGAATTGAAAGAGGTAAAATTGAGAAAGGTAATGAAGTTGAAATCGTTGGTATCAGACCTACTCAAAAAACAACTTGTACTGGTGTAGAAATGTTCAAGAAAGAAGTTGTTGGTATAGCTGGTTATAACGTTGGATGTCTTTTAAGAGGTATTGAACGTAAAGCAGTAGAAAGAGGACAGGTATTGGCTAAACCAGGTACAATCACACCTCATAAAAAATTCGAAGCTGAAGTTTATATCTTGAAAAAAGAAGAAGGTGGAAGACACAGCGGTTTCGTAAGCGGTTACAGACCACAAATGTACTTCAGAACAACAGACGTAACAGGAGTAATCAATTTACAAGGTGATGCACAAATGATTATGCCTGGTGACAATGCTAACTTAACTATCGAACTTATCACTCCAATCGCTATGGAAGAAAAACAAAGATTCGCTATACGTGAAGGTGGTAAAACAGTAGGTAACGGTGTTGTAACAAAAATATTAGAATAA
- the rpsQ gene encoding 30S ribosomal protein S17 → MESKAKKYKRVLEGIVVSDKMDKTIVVKVESKQKHPLYGKTISKNKRYKAHDEKNECHEGDLVRVIECRPLSKDKKFRLTKIIKKAERIEKDSMDSDVESVLKREKHAPEAAVSSQVEGE, encoded by the coding sequence GTGGAAAGCAAAGCAAAAAAATATAAAAGAGTACTTGAGGGAATTGTAGTTTCTGATAAAATGGATAAAACTATAGTTGTTAAAGTAGAAAGCAAGCAGAAACACCCGCTTTATGGTAAAACTATTAGTAAAAATAAAAGATATAAAGCTCATGATGAAAAAAATGAATGTCATGAAGGCGATTTAGTAAGAGTGATAGAGTGCAGACCTCTTAGTAAAGATAAAAAATTCAGATTAACAAAAATAATCAAGAAAGCAGAGCGTATAGAAAAAGATTCTATGGACAGCGATGTAGAAAGCGTATTAAAACGTGAAAAACATGCTCCTGAAGCAGCTGTTTCTTCACAGGTTGAAGGAGAGTAA
- the rplN gene encoding 50S ribosomal protein L14 → MIQVPSTLNVADNTGVKKLKCIKVLGGSRRRYATLGDVIICSVTDIIPTCSIEKGKVVKAVIVRVKKEVRRPDGSYIRFDENAAVIVDDKKEPRGKRIFGPVARELRDRGFMKIVSLAPEVI, encoded by the coding sequence ATGATACAAGTACCAAGCACTCTTAATGTAGCTGATAATACAGGCGTTAAAAAGTTAAAATGTATTAAGGTATTAGGCGGAAGCAGACGCAGATATGCTACTTTAGGTGATGTAATTATCTGTTCTGTAACAGATATAATACCTACTTGCTCTATAGAAAAAGGTAAAGTAGTAAAAGCTGTAATAGTAAGAGTAAAAAAAGAAGTTAGACGCCCTGACGGTTCATATATTCGTTTCGACGAGAATGCTGCTGTTATAGTAGATGACAAGAAAGAGCCACGCGGTAAACGTATATTCGGACCTGTAGCTCGTGAACTTAGAGACAGAGGCTTTATGAAGATAGTATCACTTGCACCAGAGGTAATATAA
- the rplP gene encoding 50S ribosomal protein L16, whose amino-acid sequence MLQPSRMKYRKHHRGRMKGKSKRGSNLTFGDYGLMALEPVWLTDRQIEAARIAISRHVKRVGKMWIKVFPDKPYTKKPAETRMGKGKGNVEYWVAVVKPGKVIFEIAGVPEELAQSAFRLAGFKLPIKTKFIKREAI is encoded by the coding sequence ATGTTACAACCATCAAGAATGAAATATCGTAAACATCATAGAGGCAGAATGAAAGGCAAATCTAAGAGAGGAAGTAATTTGACTTTCGGAGATTACGGTCTTATGGCATTAGAGCCTGTATGGCTTACAGATAGACAAATTGAGGCTGCACGTATTGCTATATCAAGACATGTTAAACGTGTAGGTAAAATGTGGATAAAAGTATTTCCTGATAAGCCTTATACTAAAAAACCTGCTGAAACTAGAATGGGTAAAGGTAAAGGTAACGTTGAATATTGGGTAGCTGTAGTTAAGCCTGGAAAAGTAATATTTGAAATAGCAGGTGTTCCAGAAGAATTAGCTCAATCAGCTTTCAGACTAGCTGGTTTCAAGCTCCCTATCAAAACTAAGTTCATTAAGAGGGAGGCTATATAA
- the rplW gene encoding 50S ribosomal protein L23, producing the protein MYSLLIEPILTEKSNMLRTEPRGTEKRYYVFKVRQDANKTELKKAVEKIFNVHPLDCKIINVKPKKKNRRMSRRGYTRSYKKAIIVLDGKESIDIVK; encoded by the coding sequence ATGTATTCACTTTTAATTGAGCCTATACTTACAGAAAAAAGTAATATGCTTAGAACTGAGCCTAGAGGAACAGAGAAGCGTTATTATGTATTTAAAGTAAGACAGGACGCTAATAAGACAGAATTAAAGAAAGCGGTTGAGAAAATATTTAATGTACATCCGCTAGATTGTAAGATAATAAATGTTAAGCCTAAGAAGAAAAATCGCAGAATGAGCAGACGCGGATATACACGCAGCTATAAAAAAGCGATAATAGTTCTTGACGGCAAAGAATCAATAGATATAGTAAAATAA
- the rplX gene encoding 50S ribosomal protein L24, whose product MIKKQDLSKTKYKVKKGDTVEVIAGEQSGERGEVLSVDRTRGRVLVKNINMVKKTMPKSQENQKGGIVEKEASIHISNVMVVNKAGKATRVGRKEVDGKLKRYAKKSGEVLDK is encoded by the coding sequence ATGATAAAGAAACAAGATTTAAGTAAGACAAAATACAAAGTAAAAAAAGGCGATACTGTTGAGGTAATAGCTGGAGAGCAAAGCGGAGAACGCGGAGAGGTATTGTCTGTAGATAGAACAAGAGGCAGAGTTTTAGTAAAAAACATCAATATGGTTAAAAAAACTATGCCTAAAAGCCAAGAGAATCAAAAAGGCGGAATAGTTGAGAAAGAAGCTTCAATACATATATCCAATGTAATGGTAGTAAACAAAGCTGGTAAAGCTACTAGAGTTGGAAGAAAAGAAGTAGACGGTAAACTAAAAAGATATGCCAAAAAATCAGGCGAAGTTCTTGATAAGTAA
- the rpsC gene encoding 30S ribosomal protein S3: protein MGQKVSPIGLRLGINKTWSSKWFEDSRTYADSLHEDLSIRRYIMNYYYKTLKEEQKKIGGKKESFDPAISDIQIVRFPDRINIFISTARAGVVIGPKGQRVETVKTTVQKMVKKPVHFSITEIRDAELDANLAAQSVARQLEMRVAFRRAMKSVITQAMKKGAKGIKVMCSGRLAGADIARTEQYKNGSVPLHTLRANIDYGTAEALTTFGIIGIKVWIYKGEILDKKEHKQDDAGKVISAKGDR, encoded by the coding sequence ATGGGTCAAAAGGTTAGTCCAATAGGCTTAAGACTCGGAATTAATAAAACTTGGTCTAGTAAATGGTTTGAAGATAGCAGAACTTATGCAGACAGTTTGCACGAAGACTTATCTATCAGACGCTATATAATGAATTATTATTATAAAACATTAAAAGAAGAACAAAAGAAAATAGGCGGAAAAAAAGAGTCTTTTGACCCTGCTATATCTGATATACAAATAGTACGTTTCCCAGATAGAATAAATATTTTCATCTCTACTGCAAGAGCAGGAGTTGTAATAGGTCCTAAAGGACAGAGAGTTGAAACTGTAAAAACAACTGTTCAAAAAATGGTTAAAAAACCAGTTCATTTCTCTATTACAGAAATAAGAGATGCAGAGTTAGATGCTAATTTAGCAGCACAAAGCGTAGCTCGTCAATTAGAAATGCGTGTTGCTTTCAGAAGAGCTATGAAAAGTGTTATAACTCAGGCTATGAAGAAAGGTGCTAAAGGTATAAAAGTTATGTGTTCTGGTCGTTTAGCAGGTGCTGATATTGCTAGAACAGAACAATATAAAAATGGTTCAGTACCATTACATACATTGAGAGCTAATATAGATTATGGCACTGCAGAAGCACTTACTACATTCGGTATTATCGGAATAAAAGTGTGGATCTATAAGGGTGAAATTCTTGATAAGAAAGAACATAAACAAGATGATGCAGGTAAAGTTATCAGTGCCAAAGGAGATAGATAA
- the rpmC gene encoding 50S ribosomal protein L29 — protein sequence MAKNTKDYKSLGLEELKGELLKLEKEYQEHRFEKVVGDARQTHQLKKARKDIARVKTFIRQHELGIKK from the coding sequence ATGGCTAAGAACACTAAAGATTATAAGTCATTAGGTTTAGAAGAGCTTAAAGGTGAACTTCTAAAATTAGAAAAAGAATATCAAGAGCATAGATTTGAAAAAGTAGTTGGTGATGCTAGACAAACTCATCAATTAAAGAAAGCTCGTAAAGATATAGCTAGAGTTAAGACATTTATTCGTCAGCATGAACTTGGCATAAAAAAATAG
- the rplB gene encoding 50S ribosomal protein L2 produces the protein MAIKKFKPTTPSLRYRTVVDFSDITTNEPCKSLVCGKKRISGRGSNGRITMRRRGGGHKKLFRFVDFRRDKHDVEAKVVSIEYDPNRTARIALLHYTDGEKRYIIWPLGLNVGDRVVSGENAKVKIGCSLPLKKIPLGTIIHNIEITPGKGGQLVRAAGGGAQITAKSGGYCVIRLRSGEERRILENCYATIGQIGNLDHFNTTDGKAGTTRHKGRRPKVRGVVMNPVDHPHGGGEGKSGQGNPHPVSPTGVPTKGYKTRKKHKYSDRLIIKRRGGKK, from the coding sequence ATGGCTATTAAGAAATTTAAACCGACAACACCAAGTTTGCGTTATCGTACAGTAGTAGATTTTTCGGATATTACAACAAATGAGCCTTGTAAATCATTAGTATGCGGAAAAAAACGTATAAGCGGACGCGGTTCAAATGGTCGTATAACTATGCGTCGTCGCGGAGGCGGACATAAAAAACTATTTAGATTTGTAGATTTTAGAAGAGATAAACATGATGTAGAAGCTAAAGTAGTTTCTATAGAGTATGATCCTAACAGAACAGCTCGTATAGCTTTACTACACTACACAGATGGCGAGAAAAGATACATAATATGGCCATTGGGACTTAATGTAGGCGATAGAGTAGTAAGCGGTGAAAATGCAAAAGTTAAAATTGGATGCAGTTTACCATTGAAAAAAATTCCATTAGGTACTATAATACATAACATTGAAATAACTCCTGGAAAAGGCGGTCAGCTTGTTAGAGCAGCAGGAGGTGGTGCTCAGATAACAGCTAAATCAGGCGGTTATTGTGTAATAAGACTTCGTTCAGGCGAAGAAAGAAGAATACTAGAAAACTGTTATGCTACTATAGGTCAGATTGGAAATTTAGATCATTTCAATACTACAGACGGTAAAGCTGGAACTACTAGACATAAAGGTAGAAGACCTAAAGTAAGAGGTGTTGTAATGAACCCAGTAGATCACCCACACGGTGGTGGTGAAGGTAAAAGCGGACAGGGTAACCCACATCCGGTTTCACCTACAGGTGTACCTACTAAGGGATACAAAACTAGAAAGAAACACAAGTATTCTGACAGATTAATAATCAAGAGAAGAGGGGGTAAGAAGTAA
- the rplC gene encoding 50S ribosomal protein L3 — MVGIIGKKLGMTTVFDETGNAIAVTVVEAGPCTVMQIRDNEKDGYSAIQLGYGAVKEKHLKKPQIGQFKKANLEPKKYLKEFRMDDASSYTVGQELKADIFQAGDFIDVSSLSKGRGFAGVMKRHNYDGGPMSHGSNFRRRAGSIGCNSYPARVWKGKGMPGHMGNTLTTIQNLKVVEIRPDDNLIMIKGAIPGAINSIVKLTSAVKKRNKKKNSMN, encoded by the coding sequence ATGGTAGGAATAATTGGCAAAAAATTGGGTATGACAACAGTTTTCGATGAGACTGGTAATGCTATAGCAGTAACAGTTGTAGAGGCTGGACCATGCACAGTTATGCAGATAAGAGATAATGAGAAAGATGGCTACAGTGCTATTCAATTAGGCTACGGTGCCGTAAAAGAAAAGCATTTAAAAAAGCCTCAGATAGGTCAATTTAAAAAAGCAAATTTAGAGCCTAAGAAATATTTAAAAGAGTTCAGAATGGACGATGCTAGTTCTTACACAGTAGGTCAAGAGCTTAAAGCAGATATATTTCAAGCAGGCGATTTTATAGATGTTAGTTCTTTGAGTAAAGGTAGAGGTTTTGCCGGCGTAATGAAAAGACATAATTATGACGGCGGTCCTATGAGCCATGGTTCTAACTTTAGAAGAAGAGCAGGTTCTATAGGTTGTAACAGCTACCCTGCAAGAGTATGGAAAGGTAAAGGTATGCCTGGACATATGGGTAATACTTTGACTACTATACAAAACTTAAAAGTAGTTGAAATAAGACCAGATGATAATTTGATTATGATAAAAGGTGCTATACCAGGTGCTATAAACAGCATAGTGAAATTAACATCAGCAGTAAAGAAACGTAATAAGAAGAAAAACTCAATGAATTAA
- the rpsG gene encoding 30S ribosomal protein S7, which yields MARRRRAQTRKIDADPVYGSVVISKFINKLMYDGKKSKAENIFYKAMDLVKEKTGKDGLEAFNEAIENIKPRVEVKSRRVGGSTYQVPVDVRPDRQNSLAFTWLIDASRKRGGRSMIERLSNEIVDAIDGKGQAVAKRDTVHRMAEGNKAFAHFRW from the coding sequence ATGGCTAGAAGAAGAAGAGCACAAACTAGAAAAATAGATGCTGATCCAGTTTATGGAAGCGTTGTTATTAGTAAATTTATAAATAAGCTAATGTATGACGGTAAAAAAAGTAAAGCTGAAAATATATTTTATAAAGCTATGGATTTAGTTAAAGAGAAAACAGGTAAAGACGGTTTAGAGGCTTTTAATGAAGCTATAGAAAATATCAAGCCTCGTGTAGAAGTAAAATCAAGAAGAGTTGGCGGATCTACATATCAGGTTCCTGTTGATGTAAGACCAGACAGACAAAATTCTTTAGCATTCACATGGCTTATAGATGCTTCAAGAAAAAGAGGCGGAAGAAGCATGATTGAACGTTTATCAAATGAAATAGTAGACGCTATAGATGGTAAAGGTCAGGCCGTTGCTAAGAGAGATACAGTTCATAGAATGGCTGAAGGTAACAAAGCATTCGCACACTTTAGGTGGTAG
- the rplV gene encoding 50S ribosomal protein L22 — translation MDYKVKVRYLRIGRRKVARLLPFVKGEYVNHAISNLATMPQMSSVVLRKAIKSGIANAIFQSRNINPDTLWVKTAFVDKAPTLKRIRAASRGSADPILKRLSHITIILSDDKKPEKKKLKAKSAKTEEAPKAAEV, via the coding sequence ATGGATTATAAAGTAAAGGTACGTTATTTACGCATTGGCCGCAGAAAAGTAGCAAGACTGCTTCCTTTTGTTAAAGGTGAGTATGTAAACCATGCTATATCTAATCTAGCAACAATGCCTCAGATGTCATCAGTAGTTCTAAGAAAGGCTATTAAGAGCGGAATAGCTAATGCTATATTCCAATCAAGAAATATTAACCCAGATACATTATGGGTAAAAACTGCTTTTGTTGATAAAGCACCTACTCTTAAAAGAATACGTGCAGCAAGCAGAGGCAGTGCTGATCCAATATTAAAAAGACTTTCACATATTACTATAATTTTAAGTGATGATAAAAAACCTGAAAAGAAAAAATTAAAAGCTAAGAGTGCTAAAACAGAAGAAGCACCTAAAGCAGCGGAGGTATAA
- the rpsS gene encoding 30S ribosomal protein S19, which translates to MSRSIKKGPFVDKNLFKKIQAGDNKHQIKTYSRASTIIPEMIGFTINVHNGKTFVAVYIQENMIGHKLGEFAPTRKFISHAGAAKVGKK; encoded by the coding sequence ATGTCTCGCTCTATTAAAAAAGGACCTTTTGTAGATAAGAATCTTTTTAAGAAGATACAAGCTGGAGATAATAAGCATCAAATAAAAACTTATAGCCGTGCTTCAACAATTATTCCAGAAATGATAGGTTTTACTATAAATGTTCATAACGGAAAAACATTTGTAGCAGTTTATATACAAGAAAATATGATAGGTCACAAATTAGGCGAATTTGCACCAACAAGAAAATTTATATCTCATGCCGGTGCCGCTAAAGTAGGTAAGAAATAA
- the rplD gene encoding 50S ribosomal protein L4 → MEVVILNENGDSVGNLEIVDEIFKSEVNNNLLYEAIKNELANRRQGTHSTKTRAEVSGGGKKPWRQKGTGRARAGSTRSPIWVGGGKTHTPKPRDYSYRLPKKMKRKALLSVLSLKYGSNVLKVFEDFTFDAPKTKRMASFISKVKEPNTRKVAFVVGKDESLGDNYNKLLLSLRNIKDLKLVNADSMSIHPLFYADEVYFTKTALSKLNARIKG, encoded by the coding sequence ATGGAAGTAGTAATACTAAATGAAAATGGAGATAGCGTAGGCAATTTAGAGATTGTTGACGAGATATTTAAATCAGAAGTTAACAATAATCTACTTTACGAAGCAATCAAAAATGAATTAGCTAACAGACGTCAGGGAACTCACTCTACAAAAACAAGAGCAGAAGTTTCAGGAGGCGGTAAAAAGCCTTGGAGACAAAAAGGTACAGGAAGAGCTAGAGCAGGTTCTACTAGATCCCCAATTTGGGTAGGCGGTGGTAAAACACATACTCCTAAGCCTAGAGATTATAGCTACAGATTGCCAAAGAAAATGAAACGTAAGGCTCTATTGTCTGTTTTATCTTTAAAATATGGAAGCAATGTTCTTAAAGTTTTTGAGGATTTTACATTTGACGCTCCAAAAACAAAAAGAATGGCTAGTTTTATAAGTAAGGTTAAAGAACCAAATACAAGAAAGGTGGCATTTGTAGTAGGTAAAGATGAATCTTTAGGAGATAATTATAATAAATTATTATTATCTTTAAGAAACATCAAAGATTTAAAGCTTGTAAATGCAGACAGTATGTCTATACATCCTTTATTTTATGCTGATGAGGTATATTTTACTAAAACAGCTTTATCTAAATTAAATGCTAGAATTAAGGGTTAA
- the rplE gene encoding 50S ribosomal protein L5 translates to MSVLKDRYENEIKQSLLKDMNLSSTMAIPKIEKIIINMGVTQAVTDKKYVDSAVEELSQIAGQRAVVTRAKKSIANFKLRQGMPIGCRVTLRGERMYDFLERLIFIALPRVRDFQGIPRRGFDGNGNYNLGIKEHTIFPEISFDKTDAVKGLNITIVTTADNDDMARTLLERVGLPFRAAPKSQENK, encoded by the coding sequence ATGTCAGTATTGAAAGATAGGTATGAAAACGAGATTAAACAGTCTCTTCTAAAAGATATGAATTTAAGCTCTACTATGGCTATCCCTAAAATCGAGAAAATAATAATCAATATGGGAGTAACTCAGGCTGTAACAGACAAAAAATATGTTGATTCTGCTGTAGAAGAACTAAGCCAGATAGCAGGACAGAGAGCTGTTGTAACAAGAGCTAAAAAGTCTATAGCTAACTTCAAATTAAGACAAGGTATGCCTATAGGCTGCAGAGTAACTTTAAGAGGCGAAAGAATGTATGACTTCTTAGAGAGATTAATATTCATAGCATTACCAAGAGTAAGAGACTTCCAAGGTATTCCTAGAAGAGGTTTCGATGGTAATGGTAATTACAACTTAGGAATAAAAGAACATACTATATTCCCAGAAATAAGTTTTGATAAAACAGATGCCGTAAAAGGCTTAAATATAACAATAGTAACTACTGCAGATAATGACGATATGGCACGCACTTTATTAGAAAGAGTTGGTTTGCCATTCCGTGCAGCACCTAAAAGTCAGGAGAATAAATAA
- the rpsJ gene encoding 30S ribosomal protein S10, with translation MKEQKIRVKLKAFDIELIDQSAQSIVASVKKTGARVSGPIPLPTSIRKVTVIRSPHVNIKSREQFEMRIYKRLIDIFDVTPQTTESLKKLALPAGVDVQLK, from the coding sequence ATGAAAGAACAGAAAATACGAGTTAAACTAAAAGCCTTTGATATTGAGCTTATTGATCAATCAGCTCAGTCTATAGTAGCTAGTGTAAAGAAAACAGGTGCTAGAGTATCAGGACCTATACCATTACCTACAAGCATTCGTAAGGTAACAGTAATAAGAAGTCCGCATGTAAACATTAAGTCAAGAGAACAATTTGAGATGCGCATATATAAAAGATTAATAGATATCTTTGATGTAACACCTCAGACAACAGAGTCTCTTAAGAAATTGGCGCTTCCAGCTGGGGTTGATGTTCAGCTTAAATAA
- the fusA gene encoding elongation factor G yields MARQISLENTRNIGIMAHIDAGKTTLSERILFFTGKTHRLGEVHEGAAEMDWMEQERERGITITSAATTCFWNGHRINLIDTPGHVDFTAEVERSLRVLDSAVGVFCSVGGVQPQSETVWRQASNYKIPRAIFVNKMDRIGANFYAVLDQTRERLKANSHPVVIPIGAESNFEGVVDLVNMKEIIWVSEDGMKMEEREIRPELKEKAEEYRNSLLEAIVEYDDDAMNKFFEGEEIDVPTIKRLIRTATLTADFFPMFCGTAFKNKGIQVLINGVVDYLPSPIDKPEVEGTDLDGNVIKRKIADDEKFSALAFKIMTDPHVGKIAFLRVYSGILESGSYVLNATKGKRERIGRILQMHANKREEIEQVYAGDIAAAVGLKDTTTGDTLCPENAPIILESINFPEPVINVAIEPKTKGDRDKMSVALSRLAEEDPTFRVSFDEETGQTIIAGMGELHLEIICDRMKREYKVEANVGRPQVSYREGIKKTVEVQGKFVRQSGGKGQYGDVWLRIGPNEPNGGFKFNNEIVGGAVPREYIPAVEKGCVESMNTGVLANYPMLDVVVSAFDGSFHPVDSSEMAFKIAASMGFKDGCKKADPYLLEPMMTVEVVTPEDYMGDIIGDLASRRGQVHGFTDKSGYKSINATVPLAEMFGYTTSIRNVSQGRASYTMQFSHYEEVPKNVAEEIIGARMGNNK; encoded by the coding sequence GTGGCACGTCAAATTTCATTAGAAAACACACGTAATATTGGTATTATGGCTCACATTGATGCTGGTAAGACTACTTTAAGTGAGCGTATATTATTCTTTACAGGTAAAACACATAGATTAGGCGAGGTTCATGAAGGTGCAGCTGAAATGGACTGGATGGAACAGGAAAGAGAAAGAGGTATTACAATTACTTCTGCTGCAACAACTTGTTTTTGGAATGGTCATAGAATTAACTTGATAGACACTCCGGGACACGTTGACTTCACTGCTGAGGTAGAAAGATCTTTGAGAGTATTAGACAGTGCAGTTGGTGTTTTCTGTTCAGTTGGAGGTGTACAGCCTCAGAGTGAAACAGTTTGGAGACAAGCAAGTAATTATAAAATTCCTAGAGCTATTTTTGTTAATAAAATGGACAGAATAGGTGCTAATTTCTATGCTGTTTTAGATCAAACTAGAGAAAGATTAAAAGCTAACAGTCACCCAGTAGTTATACCTATAGGTGCAGAAAGTAATTTCGAGGGTGTTGTTGACTTAGTAAATATGAAAGAAATAATTTGGGTTTCTGAAGATGGCATGAAAATGGAAGAGAGAGAAATCAGACCTGAATTAAAAGAAAAAGCAGAAGAATACAGAAATTCTTTATTAGAAGCAATCGTTGAATATGATGATGATGCTATGAATAAGTTCTTTGAAGGTGAGGAAATAGATGTTCCTACTATAAAAAGACTTATAAGAACAGCTACATTAACAGCTGACTTCTTCCCAATGTTCTGCGGTACAGCATTCAAAAACAAAGGTATTCAAGTATTAATAAATGGTGTTGTTGATTATTTACCATCTCCTATAGATAAGCCTGAAGTAGAAGGTACAGATTTAGATGGTAATGTTATAAAAAGAAAAATTGCTGATGATGAGAAATTCAGTGCATTAGCATTCAAAATAATGACAGACCCACACGTTGGAAAAATAGCATTCTTAAGAGTTTATTCTGGAATATTAGAATCTGGTTCTTATGTTCTTAATGCTACAAAAGGTAAAAGAGAGCGTATCGGAAGAATACTTCAGATGCATGCTAATAAAAGAGAAGAAATTGAACAGGTATATGCTGGTGATATAGCAGCAGCAGTAGGACTTAAAGATACTACAACAGGTGATACATTATGTCCTGAAAATGCTCCTATCATCTTAGAATCAATTAACTTCCCAGAGCCAGTAATTAACGTTGCTATAGAGCCTAAAACAAAAGGCGACAGAGATAAAATGTCAGTTGCTTTATCAAGACTTGCTGAAGAAGACCCAACATTCAGAGTTAGCTTTGATGAAGAAACAGGTCAGACAATCATCGCAGGTATGGGTGAGCTTCACTTAGAAATCATCTGTGATAGAATGAAAAGAGAATATAAAGTTGAGGCAAATGTTGGACGTCCTCAAGTATCTTATAGAGAAGGTATCAAGAAAACAGTTGAGGTACAAGGTAAATTCGTACGTCAGTCAGGCGGTAAAGGTCAGTACGGTGATGTATGGCTAAGAATAGGACCTAATGAACCTAATGGCGGATTCAAATTCAATAATGAAATCGTTGGAGGAGCAGTACCAAGAGAATATATACCAGCTGTAGAAAAAGGCTGTGTAGAATCTATGAATACAGGTGTTCTTGCTAACTATCCAATGCTTGATGTTGTAGTATCAGCATTTGACGGTTCATTCCACCCAGTAGACTCATCAGAAATGGCATTTAAGATTGCTGCTTCTATGGGATTCAAAGATGGATGTAAAAAAGCAGATCCTTATTTGTTAGAGCCTATGATGACAGTAGAAGTTGTAACTCCTGAAGATTATATGGGTGATATAATAGGTGACTTGGCTTCAAGAAGAGGACAGGTTCACGGATTTACAGATAAATCTGGTTATAAATCTATCAATGCTACAGTACCTCTTGCAGAGATGTTCGGTTATACAACAAGTATAAGAAACGTATCTCAAGGTAGAGCAAGCTATACAATGCAGTTCTCACATTATGAGGAAGTACCTAAAAACGTAGCAGAAGAGATAATCGGTGCTAGAATGGGTAATAATAAGTAA